The genomic stretch ATCTGTTTCCGGTATTCTGTCGGTGTGAGATTCGTATACTTTCTGAATTTCGTATAAAAATAATCTACGTTGCGGTACCCAACCTTCTCTGCGATGTCATAAACCTTCATGTTATTCTGCTTCAACAATTTAATGGAATTCTGCACCCGAACATAATCCACATAATAATTAAAGCTTTTACCGGTTTTTTCGTGAAACAGTTTTCCCAGATAGCAGCTGTTATACCCGAATAGACAGGCTATACTTTCCAGTTTGATATTTTCCTTGTAATTGTGTTCGATATAATAGATTACACTGTCTATCACACTGTCATTGCCGGAAACACCCACTGTATTCATAATAATTTCAAATTCCTCGGTAAAAAAAGCAAGAATTTCATAAAGATAATTCCTGGTGGTTATAAAATTGATAATCTGGGTATTGGTAGGAAAAGGAATTTTGCTGCCGGCATACAAATTATTAATCTTGTCCTTGATCTGCAAAAAAAGGTCCGATAAAGACAGCTTGATATCCGGTATATTAATTTCACACCTATTCAGCTTCTTTTCCAGCTCGTGGAGTGTTTCCACCAACAGATTACGGTTGTGGGTCTGTATATAATTTACCAGCAGATGAAAAAAACTGTTTATCATTTCATGGTCGAAAGGAAGCTTTTCATTGTTATCTTCTTCTGTATCAGGAGGTCCTATGGTATGCTGGTCCTGGACACAGAAAAAACGCCTCTGCATTAAAAATAAAGCATCCAGATAGGAGGTGCGTATCTCCGTGACTTCTGAGACAGTTCTTCCGTAAGAAATAAACAAGGTATCTAAAGGTGAACCTTTCTGTGGTTTGAGATCATATTCATATTTCTCAATAAATCGTTTGAACTGTCCAATGGCGAATTCTCCTTTCAGAATAATGACCTGATTCTCCTTAATCGTAATACTTTCAAGTGAATTGCTATCCTGATTGGTGACTCTTAATATTTCAGAGAAATTATAGGAAGTATCTGCTATATTGTGGCTGTACTTCTCATATATCAGTACCTGGAAGATATTTTCTGTCATATGCAGGTCCGCCAAATTAATCCTGGAGATATCCGCCTCACCGTTAATAAGATCCCTTAAAATAGCAATTTTTGCTTTCTCACGGTAATGGCTTACCGTCCTTTTCTCCCAGGCTTCTTCCTGCAGCTCATGGGATATGGAGTTCAAGGCTGCTTCCAGCTCCAGCTCATTCAATGGTTTGTTCAGATAAAATTTAACATCATATCTTATAGCTTCCTGCGCATAGGCGAAATCAGAGAACCCGCTTAAGATAATTATCTTTCCTTTATAATTGCCCGCTCTGGCCTTTTGAATAACCTCCAGTCCATCCATAAGCGGCATCCTTATATCCATCAGTACAACGTCCGGGTTTTGGTTTACCAGGAAGGAAAGTGCTTCTTCTCCATCGGAAGCTTCTCCCGTAATATTGTAACCAAGCCTTTCCCAGTTGACTACTTTCTTTAATCCACGTCTGATGATTGCTTCATCATCTGCTATCAGAACTGTGTACATAAAACACCCCCATAAATTCCAGCATACCTTTAATTATCAATAGCTTCTCTTGCCTGTTTCTGCTCTTCTGTATTCCGCAGATCAATATTTAAAACCTTTTCATACCCCAGTCCCATGGCAATGTCCGTCATTTCCTTTATCAGCCGGGTAAATTCCTCTTCATCTTTCGCAAACACTGACTTCCAGGAGTATTCTACAATAGTTGAACGAATCTGAGCCCGGATAGTAGTGATATCCGGATCCTCCGCTGGTACAGCATAACCGCTGCCTACGGATATCACGGCCTGTTTATTTTTATAGAAATACTCTGTTGCATTCTTAGCCCCCATATGGGTCTGCCAGTCCCTTTCCATATCCGTAAGGTTCAAGGATATATAGTTATCCCACATCAGATAGTTGTAAGGATAACCGGTCTCAGGGTTAATCTCACCATCTGATACAGCTTTGAAATTCAGTCTTTCAATACCGTCAAGATAGGTTCCTCCGCCATACTCCTCGGGCATCAGGGTCTTATCACCATTGGTCAGGCATTTATAGCCAAAATCCGTAAGTACCGGTTTACCGTCTGCTACTTCCCACATCAGCCCCTTTATACCGGACAAACTGCCTGAATAAGCTACTGTGAGACCTTCCGGTGAATAGAGCCAGTCGATAAAATCCATTAGCCGTTCCGGATCTTTTGCCTTACTGCCGATCATTATGGAATTATAGGGATTTCCTTTGGTATAACAACCCCAGTCATACAGCTGGAAATCCTCAACAGCCGCTGTGTTAAAAGCTTTGCCGGAGGAGGTATGATCTGCTGTATTGTATCCGGAGGACTGCCAGGGCCAGGGTGACCACAGTACTGCACCATCCTTATATTTCTCTGATAAAGCGTCAAAATTCTGAGTAGTAGATTCCGGATCCAACAGTCCCATCTGATTTGCCTGGAAAAAGAATTTAAGACCCCTGATATACAGAGAATCCTCCGCCAAAGCACTTTGAGGTTCCTCGGAATCATCTGCTTTTGCATAGGCATAACCAATGGGTGCATAGCCATACATGTAAGGTATCTGATTGGCTGCCCCCAGATATTCACTGTCCCAATCCTTAAACAGGGAAAAGGCATAGATTTTTTTACCGGAATCACTGACTCCTGCAATGTCCTGCATCTCTTTCATCACTGGCAGCAGATCCTCCAGAGTCTTCATTTTCGGATAACCCAGCTGTTTATACAGATCCCATCGGATATAAGTTCCAAAATTTAAAACCGTACCTCCCAGATTCGTATCAGCAGGCCTTTCTGATATTTCCGAAGGGATTGTCCAAATCCCTTCCTCTTTTGCAAGTGTTTTGTTGGTATATTCAATCGCTGCCTGGTATTTGGACAGATTCTTTTTTCCCTCCATGAAGTCCGTCATATCAATTATGAGTCCGGCCGTAACAAGATCCTGAAGCTTTCCGCCGGCTGCTGAAGTAAGGATAAGATCGCCCAAATTCCCGGCTGCACTGCGGGTCTGAAGCAGGGTTTCACCGCCTCCTGCAACATTTGGTGCAATAATGTTAAGTTCCATGTTAAATTTATCTTTGATAATTTTTGCAAGCCAGCCCGATTGTATTCCCTGATAATTGGATTGGGAATCAAAAACATCCACTGTTATGAATTCTTTGTATTTTGCTTTACCTTCCTTTCCGGAATCCTTACCTTTATCACCGGAAGAGTCTGTAACTCCCAAAATCTCTGTGTTTTGGGGATTATTAGCACAACCTTCTGTAATGGTAACAGCCATCACCAGACATAAGAGAATGCCAATAAGCTTATGTTTCTTAACCATATAATAACCAAACCTTTCCCATATCCTGCAACTCTTTACCAAAGGCAGCGCCAGCCCCGTTATATGCCGCTCCTGTCTGCAGAGGCAGCAGTGCCGCAAATCAGAGCAAGGAGGTCGTTTATCTATATTTCCTATGAACTGCCGCGAGTATGTTTCGTATTTAGACAAGTATTTATACATTTTATTATATGACAAAATTCTTTTAATAAAAAGTGTAATAATTAAAGTTTTTTCCTCTAATAATATGACCTTTTTCACAAATAACAATGACCTTCCTCCACACAACGGCGGATACCCGGATCCATTGTGTGAAGGAAGGCCATCGGGACTTCTTCTGATCTTGCTTATTGTACTATGCCGCTATCTGCCGCTGAACTTTCAGTGAGAAATACCTTAGAAATCTCCGTTACTACCGGGTGCACTGCCTATCTGCTCTCTTAACCAGCCGGTTAAGGTATGCGTTTTGTCGCAGCCGTACTCCCAATACATCAACCCATGGAGACCCTTCTCCTTTAAATACTCCGCTTTTCTTTTCAGCGACTCTCTGTCATCATAGCTTATAAAGGTATCTCCGTTAAACAGATAAGGAGCTTTTGCTTCCTCATCCCAATAACGGACATATCCATTCCGGTCAATAAAATCTGCCAGCAGGCTGTAATAGGCAGGACCGTAGCCGCCGGTGGTTGCAGCCATCTGATGCAGACCATGCTCAATATCAGGTACACCCTTCCACAGCCTGGAGTAAAAGGCTGCACCGATTACCAGCTTTTCCTTTGGAACTCCTGCCTGGATAAAGCATTCCACGGCACGGTCCGTACTGGCAGGAAACAAATCTCTTTTATTAGAATACAGACTGGTATGATGACCTGTAAAATTCAGAAAACCTCCCTTTAAATCGTAGGTCATCAGTTGTACGTAATCCAGATACTGCTGTGCACTTTTCATATCCGTACAGGCAGTAAAGTATTCACCCCCGCCTGCCGCAATGGTCAGCAGGTAATCCTTTTCGGCTGCCCTGTCAAGTGCTATTCTGAACGCTTCCAGCAATAACGTAAAATTCATTCTGTCCAATTCGCTTCCATCAATACCAGCCACACGGTAACATGGGTATTCCCAGTCTATATCTATTCCGTCCAGATCATATTCTCTTATGAGCTCTACCGCGGAAGCAGCAAAGCGTATTCTGTTCTCACTGGTCATAGCAGCCTCAGAGAAGCCGGCAGCCCCCCAGCCTCCCAGGGATAATATAAGCTTTATATCCGGATTCCGGGATTTTATCCTTGACAATACCGCTTTGCATTCGGGATGATTCCACTCCGCTAACCCATGGTCTATATGCCCGAAAGCTATATTGATCACATCCAGACTCTTACTATCCTCTGCAGTCACCTCACTTAGATCACCGGTGCTGACATATCCGATTAACTTCCCCATTCTCTGTATTCTTTTCCTCCGTTTCTTTTATTAAGTTAAGGCATGTGCTTTGGTAAAGCCTATCAGTTCTTCCACCGTAGTAAAGGCCAGACCGGTTACCGTATCCGCACAGCCATAATATAGCGCTATTCGTCCGGTATCCTTATCAGTAAGAGCTGCACAGGGGAATACCACATTGGGAACATCACCCACCCGCTCATAATATTCCTCCGGTCCTAAAATATAATATTTCGAGCGGTATTTTACTTTCCAGGGTTCCTCAAGGTCTAAAATGGCAGTGCCTACACGGTACACAAAGCCATTGCAAGTATGTATGACTCCATGATAGATCAGAAGCCACCCCTCCTCTGTCTCGATGGGGATGGGGCCAGGGCCGATTTTTGTGCCCTGCCAGGCAGATTCGTCGCCTTTTACAGGAGACATAACATGTCTGTGGTGTCCCCAATATTCCAGGTCACTACTTTGGCTGTAGAAGATATCTCCAAATGGTGTATGCCCTGTGTCACTTGGTCTGCTGAGCATGGCATATTTGCCGTTGATTTTCCTGGGAAACAGTACACCGTTGCGGTTATAAGGCAGAAAAGCATTTTCCAGCTGGTAAAAGGTCTTAAAATCAAAAGTGTACCCGATGCCAATCGTTGGCCCATGATAGCCGTTGCACCAGGTTATATAATAACGGTCTTCCAAAAAGCAGACCCTGGGGTCATAACGGTATTCCCTTTTCAGGATTTCCTTATCCTCTCCCAGAAAAATAATCGGTTCTTCCTCAATCCTCCAATGGATACCATCTTCACTGAAGCCCGGATAGATATCCATGCTAACCGCTATGCTGTCACAACGGAATACTCCTGCAAATCCATCCTTAAAGGGGATTACCGCACTGTTAAAAATGCTGTTGGAAGTAGGTATTGCATCTCTATTTATGATAGGATTGCTGTCATAACGCCAGACCGGTTTGCTGTACCCCTCCGGCTTATCCTGCCACGGAATAACGGTAAGAATCTCCGCATGGCATTCTTTCATTTTATTATTTTCTTTCACTCTTTGTCCTCCTTACTGTTTTTGCTCCTCCAGTAGTCTCCGCATAAATTCCACACTGCCTACATGATAGCCCCCGCAGGCATACACACTGTTTCCTTCTCTGTCCGCCAGGATAAGAACCGGCAGTTTATCTTCATTTAGCTGTAACATCACCGCTGCTCTGTTACAGCTGTCTGAGCTGTCAAAATATATTTCAATACCTGATAATTTCGCAAGGACTTTTCCCAGGGTAATATTCTCCAATTCAAATCGCTCCCGCAGTACTATAAGCATTCTGCCTGTGCTGTTGTTCCACGTATCTGCCATATCCAGCAATTCGTTCAGGACATGCTCAGTGGGTTCTTCTCCTGTCCCCAAAAATGCAAGAATAGCTGGCTTTTGCCTCACCAGTTCGAACAGACTGCTTTTCTTTCCACTGCTGCTGTTAAAAAGAAAATTCTCCAGCTTAACACGGTTCTTTGGTATCTGCATTTCCGTCTTCCACTCTGCCATATCAATGACTTTACGTTCTCCCTCCACCAGCCGGAAAACCCTCTCACAGACTTTCTGATGCCCTTCCGGCATACGCCTGGCAGCTATGAGCCTATAGATTCCTTCCTCCAGGCTAAGCTTAAGTTCATTCTCCCAGAAGACCTTCCCCTCATAGACCAGGGTCTCAAACTGCATACCTTTGAGCTTACCGATGGTCCAATTCTGATAATAGCTCCATCTGCTGTCTTTCTTCTTTTTCAATACCAAGGTTGCAGTATTGGCTGATGCTACTTTCTCCGGTGAAACAAATACTCCATGACATAAATATTCCGGAGCTTGGGTTACCGGATTTAACCTGGCTGGAATATGAAGACTTCTGCAAATAGCTACAAACAAAATACTTTGTGACAAAGGGCTTCCCAGCCCAAGCCGCAGACTGCCGATGGGTGTAGCACATAGGGTTTCATATTCTTCTTCCGGAATATAGCCTATGCCTGCTTTAATGTATTTCCAGATAAGATCAGGCTCTTTTGCGAAAACTTCTTTCTCTTCCTTACTGAAATAATTACGGATAAAACTCTTATAAGGTGTAAGTTCCTCTTTGAAAATCCTGGGACACAGTACATATCTGTAATAATTTTCCCTGGAAAATCCATATTCTTCACTATACGGCTCCAGATGATCCTCCAGGATTTCAGCCTTCAGATCCTTAAAATCCTTTTCCGACAGATGAAGCAGCAGCTGTTTCCTGAGCTCTTTCTGGTCTCTGGTCAGAAAAGCTTTTAGTTCTTGTATATTTTCCCCCGCTCTGCAGATGGCTTCAAGATCCTCCGGGTAAAGAGTTTCCACCTCTTCATCATAGCAGGACAAGAGGTTTTTCTCCCTGATATCTCTGGCAGTTTTTATGCGTGCTGTATTTTTCTCTTTTTGTTCTTTGCTTTCATAAGCAGGATGCAGCGGATGTTCCGTCGGTGCACGATATTCTTCCCATTCCCATCTGTCACTCAACCAGTTATTACTCTGTGTATGTAATAGAAGTTCTTCTTTTACTCCCGGGCTAATGGTAAGCTTCCTCTCCCCGAAAACCTCCCCTATAAAAGCCCTGACTCTGATATCTCCAAGTCCGGCTTTTATCCGTATTTCTCCTTTACTGTCTGTTACAAGAACAGCGGCGGGATAATACTCCGCCATGTTAAGAATCTCCAGCGAAACCTGAGCACCTTCCACTGTCTTTCCATAGGCATCCTTTACAATCACCAATGCTTCCTCTGTCCTGGCATAATAAGAAGTATGGTTACAATAGGTCAGTACTCCTTCCTGTCCTAGTGTTTCTTCCAAAGAAGCCACCGGGAATTCGGAAAATCTGCGGCTGTGAATTAATAAAGCGCGATTGGCGGATTGCGTAAACCAGCCTCTGTTCAGTTCCTCCTCTGGTTCGCAGGCACCCAGAAAATACCAGTCTCCCTCTAAATAAACCTCCACCCAGGCATGGTTATCATCACAGTGGGCCCATCTTGGTGTATATACCTGCCTGGCAGGTATCCCCACGCTCCGGTAAGCCGTAACTGCAAAGGTAGATTCTTCTCCGCAGCGTCCCCTTTTACACCGGAACATGGTCATAGGTGAGACAGTTCGTTCATCCGTTGCTTCATAAGCAGCATTTTCCGCACACCAATAATTGATTTCAAGTATAGCAGCCTTCAGGTCCAAACCCTCGAGCCTATCCTTTAGCTGCTCATAGAAAAAATTTCTGCAGTCGCTGATGCTTTCGGAATTAATGCGGTAATAAAGCACATAGTGAATAAATATCTCTTCCGGCAGCTTACGGCACCATTCCCTCTCTCTGCGAAGCCAAAGGGCATGCTGTACAAAGCTTAAAAATACATCAAATCCATATTCTCCGGCATCACGCAAGGGCATAGTGCCGTAAAGAAAACGCATCAGCACGGCTTCCTCTTCTTTACAGCCTTTTAAGCCTTCCTCGATATCAGCCAAAAGACAGCCGTAATACTTTTTTCGTTTTTCATATTTATCGGAAGCGTATTTCTGCAGTTGTACCGTAAACATTTTTTTCCGCCTTCCTTTTATAGACTTATTTTAATCGTCTGCTGTTGCATTAATTTCATCAAACTTAACAAGTAACAAAACATTTGCAATTTTATTTCCATCAGCTTCCAAAAGCCGCATCCGGCTCCAGTTTATATACTCTGGCTACAGGAGCCTCTTTGCCCTTCTCCCAGGGTACCGATATCTGAAGACCTCCCGTTGTGTTCTCAAAAAGTATATTCTCACCGGTACCAACCATTGTCACCCGATTAACCTTTTCATTAAAAGGAAGAAATACCTTATCCGGAACATCGTCGTCTTCTGCGAACAGTTCCAGGGCGTATACCACCTCCTCTTTTCTGGTAAATGCAATATTATCCACCTTGTATGGCGCACAAATCCTGGTACCATAAATGGCCTCTCCGAAAAGCTTAAGCCATGCACCTATTCCTTTTAAAGAAGCAATCGCCCCCTTAGGAAGCCGCCCGTCGGGTTGTGGCCCCACGTTAATTGCCAGGTTGCCTCCCTTTGCAACAATGTCCGTCAACAGATGGATTACTTCCCTGGGGGTTTTATAGACATCTTCATAGGCAAAAGAAAAGGAAGTTCCCAAGGTAATACAGCTCTCCCAAGGTACATTAAGCGGTTCTTCCGGCACACATTGCTCTGGGGTAATATAATTTTCATAAGCACCACCAACCGTTCTGTCGGCACATAACATTCCCGGCTGCCAGGTCCTGATCTCCTCTATCGTCTCACCAAGGCGGATATCCTGGCCGTTTTCCTTGCATACCCAACCGGCATCAAACCACATGATATCCAATTTCCCATACCTGGTTGCCAGTTCCTTCACCTGATTCCGGGTAAATTCAGTAAATCTCTCCCATTCCTCAGGCTGTTTTGATGGTTCATAGGAGGGTCCCCTCCACATATATTCACCCCGCGGATAATTTTCAGCCCAGTAACTGTCTATATGCCAATCCGCTTTTGAAAAATATGCCGCTATACCAATTCCTTTCTTACGGAAGGCTTCAAACAGATGCCCGCATATATCTGCATATTTATGACTATGATATGGGCAGTCCGTTCCCGTAATCTTATAATCTGAATAACGGGTATCCCACATACAGAACCCATCATGGTGTTTGGTGGTAAATATCAGATAGCGTATACCTGCCTCCACTGCAATATCAGCCCATTTTTCCGGCTCAAACCGAAGCGGTGCAAAGGTTTTATTCAGATCAAAATACTGCTTCTTGAATTCTTCACCGCTTACTTCCCAATCAATTCCAGTTCTGGACCATTCCGCATCCGCATCAGAAAGTGCCCAGGATTCAACGATTCCAAGCTGGGAATACGGTCCCCAATGCATCATCAGTGCCAGTTTCTGATCCTGGAACCACTCCAGTTTCTGCCGAACTTTTTCATCCTCAGGCCAGACATATTCTTCTGCTGTACTGTAATTGTGGACACCTTTTTCTATTTTATCCTGCGCAGCTGCTTTTTCATTCTCCTGCTTCTCTGTCTCCTCTGACGTTGACCTCCGGCTGTCCGCTTCCAACTTTTCTGTAACGTCAAGGCAGGTAAGTGCAGCCTCTAATTTATTCTCCATCTGTGTCACCTGATCCCTTCTTACCCAAAGTTTCTTCAAAAAGAAAAGCATATCACCGGAGATACAGTAATATGCTTTTCACCGGTATCCTCTATTCTACCTCTGCCGTTTGTTATTCTGCTATTCCTTCAATTCCTCGCATTTTAACCCAATCCTCCAGGCCAAGGGCATTAAGACCGTCTGTATAGGCTTTCCATTGAGCATCATCATTTACATCCAGTTCTCCGGTAACGAAGAGAGCCTGCTGCTGATTGAAGTAATCTGTAAGGGCTGTACTGATATCAGAATATCTGTCGATATCGTCAAGAGCTATCCAGTTGGAGGGAATGACCTCTTTTGTCAGATTAGCCTCATAGGTATTTTCCATTGTCTTTTTCTCATCATAAAGAGGGCTGTCTTCAATGAACTTAAAGCCTGCAGGAAGATATTTTGGCAGAGCCTGTGGCCATAAGTTGCTCCAGCTGACCTTTTCCTGCTGATCTTCCGGAAGTGTTGAAGTATCAATTGCACGATAACCGTTACCTTCCTTCATTGTGACAACTCCTACAGGACCTCTGCTGCAGCCGATTCCATTTTCCAGTGCAAAGGCATTATCAAACCACCTGCAGATAATTTCAGGATTCTTTGCTTTATCAGTAATTACAGCCTGGGTTCTGAATACACTGAAACCGTTAGTATCCTTTAACCAGATACCTTCTTTGTCAGTATTAAGTACAGGGAGTACGTCAAATTCACTTTTCTCCGTTGTCTGAACAATACCTGAAAATTCATTGCTGCCATAAGCGATGGATACACCATAAAGATCTTTATTTCCTTTTCCTTCCCAGGTGGAAGAGTCCTGTGTAAAAAGTTCCATATCTATCAGGCCCTCTTTATAAAGGCCGTTGAACCAGCTCAGGAACTCTCTGTATTGTTTACTGATACCGCCGTAAACAACCTTATCCCCCTGTATAGCAACACCATATTTGTCCATGGGTAACCCAAACCAACCGGTCATGGCTTCTATATGTTTATTATTGGGATCTGCAGAAAAAGGAATCTCATCGCCGGCGTCACCATTTCCATTGGCATCTTTTTCTTTAAAAGCCCTTAGTACGTCTGCGAATTCCTCTGTAGAGGCAGGCATTTCCATTCCTATATTTTTCAGCCATCTGCTGTTGATATAAGGAGAATAGCTGACCGTTGTATCGCCGGTTACATAAGGTATGGTATAAATGTGTCCATCCGGTGCTGTCATTTTCTCTCTTACGCCCGGTAAATCCAGGATAGCAGAGATATTAGGACAATATTTCTCAAAATAATCTTCCAGAGGAATGAAAATACCCTGTTTTACTCCATAGGTCAGGATCATACTGTCATTTAAAGTCCAGCCTCCGATAACATCCGCATAATCACCGGAATTCAGATCCAGATTCAGTCGCTCTGTGGCAGTTTCATAAGGAAAAACCTTTAGTGTAACATCTACATTCGTCTGTTTCTTAAACTCATCTATCATGTAGAATTCTCCGGATTCACTGGAATCATCCACAAAAATCGAGAAACCATAGGTACCTTCATCTACCAGCGGAAGCCCTTCTTTGTTCATGAGTCCATTGATCTTGCCATTTTCATCCGTCGTATCCGCAGAAGCACCTGCCCCTGCTGCCTTGCTGTTGCTTTCTCCATTGTTTCCTTTGCCGCAACCCCAAAAAACTGTTGTGCACATTGCCATAGCCAATAAGAGTGCTATTGCTTTCCTTTTCATAATAATACCTCCTCTTTCTTTTTTTATTTGTACCGGCACATTAGGAAGCACCGGCAAATAACTTTCCCTCTCAAAAATACGTTTTAACCCCTTTGTTCCTTCATAACTGCCACAAGCGGTTTCAGCCACCTTAGCCCTTTACGGAACCAATCATCACTCCCTTAACAAAATGCTTCTGAATAAAGGGATACATTACCAGCACCGGAATACTGCTGATTATAATAAGGGAGTATTTCATAACGTCAATTAATTGCTGCTTCTCACGAAGAGCATCTCTTGCCGCCTGGGTGGTTGCTGTCTGGGACAGAGCTGTCTCATTCGTAATAAGGATATTCCGCAGCACCAGCTGCAACGGATAATAATCTTTGTCAGAGATATAAACCAATGCTGAAAAGTATGAATTCCAATGTCCCACACCATAATAGAGTACCAAAATGGCAATAATGGCTTTCGACAACGGAAGAGCAATCTTAAAGAAAAATTTCCCCTGGGAACACCCATCTATCTCAGCCGCTTCATACAATTCTTCTGAAATATTGGACTTAAAAAAGGTTCTGGCCACAATCATATTATAGACGCTAAGACATCCCGGAAGGATAAGCGCCCACATGGTATTAAGCAGGTGCAGGTTCTTGACCACTAAATATGTAGGTATCAGACCGCCGCCAAAGAACATGGTTATCATATAAAAAATGGTTATTGGTTTCTTTCCACCAAATGCATTTCTGGATAACGCATAAGCTGTCGGAAGGGTAACTGCCAGGTTGACTAAAACTCCGCAGACTGTATAAAAAACTGAGTTCAGGAAACCTCTCATTACGGCGCTGTTACGAAAGACCTCTTTATAACCCTTTAAGGTAAATCCGATGGGTTTCCACAGAACCTCACCGCTTGATACGGCACTGGGACTGCTGATGGATGAAATAACCACCCAGTACAGGGGGTAAGCCACAATCAATAAAATCAGCGACAGAACAAGAAATGTTACCGTATCAAATATGACATCCTCCCTGCATCGTTTTGTTTTCTTTTTCCTCTTATCCATTCTTTTTCCTCCTACCACAAACTGTTGCCTGAGAGCTTATCAGCCGCTTTGTTAACGGCTATAAGCATGACCAGGTTAATCAACGTATTAAACAGGCCGATGGCTGTTGAATAAGATATGTCATTGTTAATCAGACCCACCTTATAGACATAGGTGGAAATAATCTCAGATACCGTCAGGTTCAGATTATTCTGAAGCAGATAGGCTTTTTCAAAACCCACAGAAAGAATGCTTCCGCAGCTCATGATTAACAGGATGGTCGCTGTAGGCAGAATGGAGGGTAAATCTATGTATCGAATAAGCTGAAGTTTGGTAGCTCCATCACAGCGCCCGGCTTCATGCAGCTCCGGACTTATACCGGATAAGGCTGCAAAATAGATGACTGAACTCCATCCTGTACTCTGCCAGACTCCCGTCCAGACATATATGTGTCTCCAATATTCTTTCTTAGCCATAAAATTAAATGTATCAAGCCCCAGAAACTCCATTATGTGGTTGATTACCCCCACGGAAGGCGATAGAAACAGTATGATCATACCGCACATGACAACCGTTGAAATAAAGTTCGGTGCATAGGTAACTGTCTGAATTACTTTTCGGTATCTCTTATGCCGAAAGGAATTCAGCATCAGTGCCAGGATAATTGGAATCGGAAAGGATATGAGGAGCCCGTAGAGACTCAACACCAGGGTGTTTCGAATGGTTGAATCAAAATAAGGGGATTCAAAGAACCTCTTAAAATAATACAGCCCCACCCAGGGACTGCCCCATATCCCCTCTCTTCCGTTATACCGCCGGAACGCAAGCTGTATTCCGTACATGGGAATGTAGCTGAAGATAAAGGTCAA from Anaerocolumna sp. AGMB13020 encodes the following:
- a CDS encoding carbohydrate ABC transporter permease; amino-acid sequence: MDKRKKKTKRCREDVIFDTVTFLVLSLILLIVAYPLYWVVISSISSPSAVSSGEVLWKPIGFTLKGYKEVFRNSAVMRGFLNSVFYTVCGVLVNLAVTLPTAYALSRNAFGGKKPITIFYMITMFFGGGLIPTYLVVKNLHLLNTMWALILPGCLSVYNMIVARTFFKSNISEELYEAAEIDGCSQGKFFFKIALPLSKAIIAILVLYYGVGHWNSYFSALVYISDKDYYPLQLVLRNILITNETALSQTATTQAARDALREKQQLIDVMKYSLIIISSIPVLVMYPFIQKHFVKGVMIGSVKG
- a CDS encoding alpha-L-fucosidase; amino-acid sequence: MENKLEAALTCLDVTEKLEADSRRSTSEETEKQENEKAAAQDKIEKGVHNYSTAEEYVWPEDEKVRQKLEWFQDQKLALMMHWGPYSQLGIVESWALSDADAEWSRTGIDWEVSGEEFKKQYFDLNKTFAPLRFEPEKWADIAVEAGIRYLIFTTKHHDGFCMWDTRYSDYKITGTDCPYHSHKYADICGHLFEAFRKKGIGIAAYFSKADWHIDSYWAENYPRGEYMWRGPSYEPSKQPEEWERFTEFTRNQVKELATRYGKLDIMWFDAGWVCKENGQDIRLGETIEEIRTWQPGMLCADRTVGGAYENYITPEQCVPEEPLNVPWESCITLGTSFSFAYEDVYKTPREVIHLLTDIVAKGGNLAINVGPQPDGRLPKGAIASLKGIGAWLKLFGEAIYGTRICAPYKVDNIAFTRKEEVVYALELFAEDDDVPDKVFLPFNEKVNRVTMVGTGENILFENTTGGLQISVPWEKGKEAPVARVYKLEPDAAFGS
- a CDS encoding extracellular solute-binding protein, producing the protein MKRKAIALLLAMAMCTTVFWGCGKGNNGESNSKAAGAGASADTTDENGKINGLMNKEGLPLVDEGTYGFSIFVDDSSESGEFYMIDEFKKQTNVDVTLKVFPYETATERLNLDLNSGDYADVIGGWTLNDSMILTYGVKQGIFIPLEDYFEKYCPNISAILDLPGVREKMTAPDGHIYTIPYVTGDTTVSYSPYINSRWLKNIGMEMPASTEEFADVLRAFKEKDANGNGDAGDEIPFSADPNNKHIEAMTGWFGLPMDKYGVAIQGDKVVYGGISKQYREFLSWFNGLYKEGLIDMELFTQDSSTWEGKGNKDLYGVSIAYGSNEFSGIVQTTEKSEFDVLPVLNTDKEGIWLKDTNGFSVFRTQAVITDKAKNPEIICRWFDNAFALENGIGCSRGPVGVVTMKEGNGYRAIDTSTLPEDQQEKVSWSNLWPQALPKYLPAGFKFIEDSPLYDEKKTMENTYEANLTKEVIPSNWIALDDIDRYSDISTALTDYFNQQQALFVTGELDVNDDAQWKAYTDGLNALGLEDWVKMRGIEGIAE
- a CDS encoding transglutaminase domain-containing protein; the encoded protein is MFTVQLQKYASDKYEKRKKYYGCLLADIEEGLKGCKEEEAVLMRFLYGTMPLRDAGEYGFDVFLSFVQHALWLRREREWCRKLPEEIFIHYVLYYRINSESISDCRNFFYEQLKDRLEGLDLKAAILEINYWCAENAAYEATDERTVSPMTMFRCKRGRCGEESTFAVTAYRSVGIPARQVYTPRWAHCDDNHAWVEVYLEGDWYFLGACEPEEELNRGWFTQSANRALLIHSRRFSEFPVASLEETLGQEGVLTYCNHTSYYARTEEALVIVKDAYGKTVEGAQVSLEILNMAEYYPAAVLVTDSKGEIRIKAGLGDIRVRAFIGEVFGERKLTISPGVKEELLLHTQSNNWLSDRWEWEEYRAPTEHPLHPAYESKEQKEKNTARIKTARDIREKNLLSCYDEEVETLYPEDLEAICRAGENIQELKAFLTRDQKELRKQLLLHLSEKDFKDLKAEILEDHLEPYSEEYGFSRENYYRYVLCPRIFKEELTPYKSFIRNYFSKEEKEVFAKEPDLIWKYIKAGIGYIPEEEYETLCATPIGSLRLGLGSPLSQSILFVAICRSLHIPARLNPVTQAPEYLCHGVFVSPEKVASANTATLVLKKKKDSRWSYYQNWTIGKLKGMQFETLVYEGKVFWENELKLSLEEGIYRLIAARRMPEGHQKVCERVFRLVEGERKVIDMAEWKTEMQIPKNRVKLENFLFNSSSGKKSSLFELVRQKPAILAFLGTGEEPTEHVLNELLDMADTWNNSTGRMLIVLRERFELENITLGKVLAKLSGIEIYFDSSDSCNRAAVMLQLNEDKLPVLILADREGNSVYACGGYHVGSVEFMRRLLEEQKQ